A portion of the Gossypium arboreum isolate Shixiya-1 chromosome 8, ASM2569848v2, whole genome shotgun sequence genome contains these proteins:
- the LOC108468202 gene encoding uncharacterized protein LOC108468202: MGNDQIPPSKAPLEETCISEILGISLASFRGLIYNKSPFQLRSQRSEQRSKADSQGSTGAELYREKAMEAMSGNPILLLLSYIPETSGLGSIDLPQIAKKKGYCCGIDQLVLDWTFFGLFSVSTLGSKILQMDLD, encoded by the exons ATGGGCAACGACCAGATCCCACCATCGAAGGCTCCACTCGAGGAAACCTG TATTTCAGAGATATTAGGGATCTCATTGGCATCGTTTCGAGGCTTGATATATAATAAATCCCCCTTCCAACTTCGATCTCAACGAAGTGAACAGAGGTCAAAAGCCGATTCACAAG GTTCTACGGGAGCAGAGCTGTACAGGGAGAAGGCCATGGAAGCCATGAGTGGGAACCCCATTCTGTTGCTACTCTCGTATATTCCAGAAACTTCTGGCCTGGGCTCTATCGATTTACCTCAAATAGCCAAGAAGAAGGGCTACTGCTGCGGCATTGATCAATTAGTCTTAGATTGGACCTTTTTCGGGTTATTTTCGGTCTCAACTTTGGGGTCCAAAATTTTGCAAATGGATTTGGATtag
- the LOC108470078 gene encoding amine oxidase [copper-containing] gamma 2-like, with amino-acid sequence MESKPFFRFLFFFIAIAFLFLFAWTHLHYAPSPGVTTLLDCASNSPWCTSSKNRFQSKQPTLPKTPRASTSQRRHHESAVPRHPLDPLTIQEFNKVRKILSSHALFKSSNNYALHSVVLEEPNKELVLKWKKGQPLFPRIASVIARANGVSHVLTVNLETDNVTVLNTAPPTGYPTMTIEDMTSATWAPLSNAKFNRTIIERGVNLKDVACLPISLGWFGKKEENRRLIKVQCYSMEDTANFYMRPIEGLTVLLDMDTKEVVEVSDTGRSIPIPKATNTDYRFSEQKLQQDLNSINPISIEQPKGPSFVIEDEHLVKWANWEFHLKPDPRAAVVVSRAKVRDLESGVLRDVMYKGFTSELFVPYMDPTDAWYFKTYMDAGEYGFGLQAMPLDPLNDCPRNAYYMDGVFAAGDGVPYVRSNMVCMFERYTGDIGWRHAESPITGMEIKEVRPKVTLVVRMAASVANYDYIVDWEFQTDGLIRIKVGLSGILMVKGTAYENMNQVEGQENLFGTLLSENVIGVIHDHYITFYLDMDIDGSDNSFVNVNIKRQETSPGESPRKSYLKAVRNVAKTEKDAQIQLKLYDPSEFHVINPTKKTRVGNPVGYKVVPGGTAASLLDHDDPPQKRGAFTNNQIWVTPYNRSEQWAGGLFVYQSHGEDTLDVWSERDRPIENKDIVVWYTLGFHHIPCQEDFPIMPTVSSSFDLKPVNFFESNPILRAPPYFEKDLPVCRPAASA; translated from the exons ATGGAATCAAAGCCTTTCTTTCGTTTCCTCTTTTTCTTCATCGCCATAGCTTTCCTTTTTCTCTTCGCCTGGACTCACCTCCATTACGCGCCATCCCCTGGCGTCACCACCCTCCTCGACTGTGCCAGCAACTCTCCCTGGTGCACCTCCTCCAAGAACCGGTTTCAGTCCAAACAACCCACACTCCCAAAAACCCCACGTGCCTCCACCTCCCAGCGTCGTCACCATGAGTCAGCTGTCCCTCGCCACCCACTCGACCCCCTCACCATCCAAGAGTTCAACAAGGTCCGCAAAATCCTTTCTTCCCACGCGCTCTTCAAGTCCTCCAATAACTACGCGCTCCATTCCGTCGTCCTAGAAGAACCCAACAAAGAACTTGTCCTTAAATGGAAAAAAGGCCAACCACTCTTCCCACGAATAGCCTCCGTCATCGCACGTGCCAACGGCGTCTCGCACGTGCTGACTGTCAACTTAGAAACCGACAATGTCACCGTTCTAAACACGGCTCCTCCGACAGGTTACCCGACGATGACGATAGAAGACATGACCTCGGCTACGTGGGCTCCACTTTCGAACGCCAAGTTCAACCGTACGATCATCGAACGAGGCGTTAATCTTAAAGACGTGGCATGCCTGCCGATATCCTTAGGTTGGTTCGGGAAAAAGGAGGAGAACAGGAGGTTAATTAAGGTACAGTGCTACTCCATGGAAGACACTGCAAACTTTTACATGAGACCAATCGAGGGCTTAACTGTTTTACTCGATATGGATACAAAAGAAGTGGTGGAGGTATCGGATACGGGTCGGTCCATCCCCATACCCAAAGCCACCAACACCGATTATCGTTTTTCGGAGCAGAAGCTCCAGCAGGATCTCAACTCTATAAACCCCATATCCATTGAACAGCCAAAGGGTCCAAGTTTTGTTATCGAAGATGAACATTTGGTGAAATGGGCAAACTGGGAATTCCATTTGAAACCCGATCCGAGAGCAGCTGTGGTGGTTTCTCGTGCTAAGGTCCGGGACCTTGAGAGTGGGGTGTTGAGGGATGTGATGTACAAAGGCTTTACTTCAGAATTGTTTGTTCCATACATGGACCCCACTGATGCATGGTATTTTAAGACTTACATGGATGCGGGTGAATACGGGTTCGGGCTGCAAGCTATGCCACTTGACCCGCTTAATGATTGTCCAAGAAATGCATATTATATGGATGGGGTGTTCGCCGCCGGTGATGGTGTACCCTATGTCCGATCAAACATGGTCTGCATGTTTGAGAGGTACACAGGTGATATAGGGTGGCGGCATGCAGAGAGTCCAATTACGGGTATGGAG ATTAAGGAAGTAAGGCCAAAGGTGACATTAGTGGTTCGAATGGCTGCATCGGTGGCTAACTATGATTATATTGTTGACTGGGAGTTCCAAACAGATGGACTTATCAGGATTAAG GTTGGACTTAGCGGCATTTTGATGGTGAAAGGGACTGCATATGAGAACATGAATCAAGTGGAAGGGCAAGAAAATCTGTTCGGTACCCTTCTGTCTGAAAACGTCATTGGCGTCATCCATGATCATTACATCACATTCTACTTGGATATGGACATAGACGGCTCTGATAATTCCTTTGTTAACGTAAATATCAAAAGGCAAGAAACTTCTCCAGGAGAGTCACCAAGGAAAAGCTATCTAAAAGCTGTTAGAAATGTGGCTAAAACAGAGAAAGATGCTCAAATTCAACTTAAACTCTATGACCCATCGGAGTTCCATGTTATCAATCCAACTAAAAAGACAAGGGTTGGGAACCCTGTCGGGTACAAGGTTGTTCCTGGTGGCACAGCAGCTAGTTTGCTGGATCATGATGACCCACCACAGAAAAGAGGTGCATTCACAAATAACCAAATATGGGTCACTCCATATAACAGAAGTGAGCAATGGGCTGGTGGATTATTTGTTTACCAGAGCCACGGTGAAGACACACTTGATGTTTGGTCTGAAAG GGATCGACCAATCGAGAACAAGGACATTGTGGTTTGGTATACATTAGGGTTCCATCACATACCATGCCAGGAGGATTTTCCTATAATGCCAACAGTGTCATCAAGCTTTGATTTGAAGCCAGTTAATTTCTTCGAGAGCAACCCGATTCTTAGAGCTCCACCCTATTTTGAAAAGGATTTACCAGTTTGCAGGCCTGCTGCTTCAGCATGA